The Anaplasmataceae bacterium AB001_6 genome has a segment encoding these proteins:
- a CDS encoding ribonucleotide-diphosphate reductase subunit beta — protein sequence MNSIKNVKSDSERVNKNNKLRLLDSRKSYKPLIYPWAYEAWETQQKISWLPEEVPMADDVQDWKHNISSEEKNLLTQIFRFFTQSDLDVHCCYTDKYLSLFKHPEIKMMLTAFANMETIHVASYSHLLDTVGMPESEYSAFLEYKEMCDKHDFLKQFDVNSLENIAKTLAVYGAFTEGLQLFASFVILLNFPRFNKMKGMGQIISFSIRDETLHTVSMIKLFNTFVDEYDLLNKNLIAEIREICKFVVINENKFIDLAFEMGDVKGLSSKEVKDYVKFIANRRLQQLRMQPLYEDIKKNPLPWFNEAINAVEHTNFFENRVTEYSRSSTEGKWEDVFD from the coding sequence ATGAATTCAATAAAAAATGTAAAAAGTGATTCAGAAAGAGTTAACAAAAACAATAAACTTAGATTGTTAGATTCTAGAAAATCATATAAACCATTGATTTATCCTTGGGCTTATGAGGCTTGGGAAACACAACAAAAAATATCTTGGTTGCCAGAAGAAGTTCCTATGGCAGATGATGTGCAAGATTGGAAACATAATATATCTTCTGAAGAAAAAAATTTATTGACTCAAATTTTTAGATTTTTCACTCAATCTGATCTTGATGTTCATTGCTGTTATACAGATAAATATTTATCTTTATTTAAGCATCCTGAAATAAAAATGATGCTTACTGCTTTTGCTAACATGGAAACAATACATGTAGCTTCATATTCGCACCTTTTGGATACTGTAGGAATGCCAGAAAGTGAATATAGTGCTTTTCTTGAATATAAAGAAATGTGTGATAAGCATGATTTTTTAAAACAATTTGATGTAAATTCTCTAGAAAATATAGCAAAAACTTTGGCTGTTTATGGTGCTTTCACAGAAGGCTTGCAACTATTTGCATCTTTTGTGATTTTATTAAATTTTCCAAGGTTTAATAAAATGAAAGGAATGGGACAAATTATTAGCTTCTCTATAAGAGATGAAACTCTGCATACTGTGTCCATGATAAAATTATTTAATACTTTCGTTGATGAATATGATTTGCTTAATAAAAATTTAATTGCAGAAATAAGAGAAATTTGTAAATTTGTTGTTATAAACGAAAATAAATTTATAGATCTGGCTTTTGAAATGGGAGATGTTAAAGGTCTTTCTTCTAAAGAGGTAAAAGATTACGTGAAATTTATAGCAAATAGAAGATTGCAACAATTAAGAATGCAACCATTATATGAAGATATTAAAAAAAATCCGCTTCCGTGGTTTAATGAAGCTATAAATGCTGTTGAACATACTAATTTTTTCGAAAATAGAGTTACTGAATATTCACGTTCTTCAACAGAAGGTAAATGGGAAGATGTGTTTGATTAA
- the nusA gene encoding transcription termination factor NusA — protein MTLDSKDQQYSFGGTDLLDLIGDLSIKKSLGIEDIFGFVEKAILEIAQPKYGGRLKMHSHIDRKTGKIFFMRRYKIIADEECKDVDFIGSLPILQDLPIGFSEDADRFKVDLSVESNDCNEIDETKYEAIIPLSKIHDYFDQFGEFNIVKEYLPPIQFTRKDAGLVRELVNFSLVHALRAKQYKENLSRIGTIVTGVIIKIIPNNGGICVELSGANEAFLPASGYIKGEIFKTGDRIKALLEKVVRKDSGAQLILSRSSPNLLLQLFKQEVPEIYDGIIEIKKVARDPGSRSKIAVYSSDKNIDCVGACVGIKGSRIRLISSELNGEKIDVVKYSSDLTEFVKNIFSKIEVVNVSYYEHDNKIEVIISSDDLSMAIGRRGQNVNLASSLLGCPIDILDEQGVSNKRLEQFSEGTKRLVEALDIDEVIAQLLFAEGYFSVESIAQANLSDIAVIEGFDYNVAQVIQSRAKEYARYCQIINDENFDKRLLDIKSLDENMIGVIFDKGVKSVDDLAEMDSFELEEILNTSQVSFTNSVISDIIISARKKIGMIE, from the coding sequence ATGACCTTAGATTCTAAAGACCAACAATACAGTTTTGGTGGAACTGATTTATTAGACTTAATAGGTGACCTCTCTATTAAAAAATCTTTGGGTATAGAAGATATTTTTGGTTTTGTAGAAAAAGCTATTCTAGAAATCGCACAACCCAAGTATGGTGGAAGATTAAAGATGCATTCTCATATTGATCGCAAAACTGGAAAAATTTTCTTTATGCGTAGATATAAAATAATAGCAGATGAAGAGTGTAAGGATGTAGATTTTATTGGCTCTTTACCAATTTTGCAAGATTTACCCATAGGTTTTTCAGAAGATGCTGACAGATTTAAAGTCGATTTATCTGTTGAAAGTAACGATTGCAATGAAATAGATGAAACAAAATATGAAGCGATTATCCCTCTTTCGAAAATTCATGATTATTTTGATCAATTTGGAGAATTTAATATAGTCAAAGAATATTTACCTCCAATACAATTCACCAGAAAAGATGCAGGTTTAGTAAGGGAATTAGTTAATTTTTCTCTTGTTCATGCATTGAGAGCAAAACAATATAAAGAAAATTTATCTCGTATTGGTACTATAGTCACCGGTGTTATTATAAAAATAATACCAAATAATGGTGGAATATGTGTTGAATTAAGTGGGGCTAATGAAGCTTTTTTACCGGCTTCAGGTTATATAAAAGGTGAGATATTTAAAACTGGAGATAGAATAAAAGCATTATTAGAAAAAGTTGTGAGAAAAGATAGTGGTGCTCAATTGATTTTATCGCGTTCTAGTCCCAATCTTTTGTTACAACTTTTTAAACAAGAAGTGCCAGAGATATACGATGGAATTATTGAGATTAAGAAAGTTGCTAGGGACCCTGGATCTAGATCAAAAATAGCTGTATATTCATCAGATAAAAATATAGATTGTGTAGGAGCATGTGTAGGTATTAAGGGTAGTAGAATTCGTTTGATTAGTTCTGAATTGAATGGTGAAAAGATTGATGTAGTCAAATATTCCAGCGATTTGACAGAATTTGTTAAAAATATTTTTTCCAAGATTGAAGTTGTAAATGTATCTTATTATGAGCATGATAATAAAATAGAAGTTATAATTTCTTCTGATGATTTAAGTATGGCAATAGGTCGTAGGGGGCAGAATGTTAATCTTGCCTCTTCTTTATTAGGTTGTCCAATAGATATATTAGATGAACAAGGTGTTTCTAATAAACGTTTAGAACAATTTAGTGAAGGCACAAAACGTCTTGTAGAAGCCTTGGATATAGATGAAGTGATAGCACAGTTATTATTTGCAGAGGGTTATTTTTCTGTTGAATCTATAGCTCAGGCTAATTTATCAGATATTGCCGTTATAGAAGGTTTTGATTATAATGTTGCTCAAGTGATACAAAGTAGGGCAAAAGAATATGCTAGATATTGTCAAATTATCAATGATGAAAATTTTGATAAGCGCTTATTAGATATTAAAAGTCTGGATGAAAATATGATAGGGGTTATTTTTGATAAAGGAGTTAAATCAGTTGATGATTTAGCTGAAATGGACAGCTTTGAACTTGAAGAGATATTAAATACTAGTCAGGTTTCTTTTACCAATAGTGTTATTAGTGATATTATAATATCTGCTCGTAAAAAAATTGGTATGATAGAATAA
- the hemA gene encoding 5-aminolevulinate synthase: MVIKEGYDCLFSDSIADVVKENRYREFINLERMVGRFPVAFNKNNNSEVVVWCSNDYLGMVDNPVVIESMKNALDSFGSGSGGTRNISGNHSSIVRLESLLADLHKTEAALVFTSGYIANLAAISSVIDRLSDPIVLSDECNHASIIRGIKSSKNVSKLHVYRNNDMLHLEEILKNYPKDRHKIIICESVYSMSGAICPLEKICDLSETYNAILYVDEVHSVGLYGDKGAGIISQKGLCDRIDILQANLGKSFGLLGGYIASSSTVVDYIRSFASEFIFTTSIPPVIAEGAISSIKYVMSSSMERECVMSNVQDLKNILKYNCIKFLRNNSHMIILPIGDPIICKRIHSILLNKYNIYVQCINYPTVKKGGELLRITPGPKHTEKMMRDLVEALRMAFMESGFSSCISSNDKYFV, encoded by the coding sequence ATGGTTATTAAGGAAGGTTATGATTGCCTGTTTTCCGATTCTATAGCTGATGTAGTCAAAGAAAATAGATATAGGGAATTTATTAATTTGGAGAGAATGGTAGGGAGATTTCCTGTGGCATTCAATAAAAATAACAATTCAGAGGTTGTTGTTTGGTGTAGCAATGACTATTTAGGAATGGTTGATAATCCAGTTGTTATAGAATCCATGAAAAATGCTCTAGATTCTTTCGGATCAGGTTCTGGAGGAACTCGTAATATATCGGGTAATCACTCTTCTATCGTTAGATTAGAATCTCTGCTGGCTGACTTGCATAAGACAGAAGCTGCTTTGGTTTTTACATCTGGTTATATTGCCAATTTAGCGGCTATTTCATCTGTTATAGATAGATTGTCTGATCCAATCGTATTATCTGATGAATGCAATCACGCTTCCATCATCAGAGGAATAAAATCTTCTAAAAATGTGTCAAAATTACATGTATATAGAAATAATGATATGCTTCATTTAGAAGAAATATTAAAAAATTATCCCAAAGATCGCCATAAAATTATAATTTGTGAATCTGTATATTCAATGTCTGGAGCTATATGCCCACTTGAAAAAATTTGTGATCTTTCTGAAACCTATAATGCAATTTTATATGTAGATGAAGTACATTCTGTTGGTCTTTATGGTGATAAAGGTGCTGGCATAATATCTCAAAAAGGTCTGTGTGATCGTATCGATATATTACAAGCTAATTTAGGTAAAAGTTTTGGATTATTAGGTGGATATATTGCCTCTTCTTCGACTGTTGTGGATTATATACGTAGTTTTGCTTCGGAGTTTATATTTACAACTTCTATCCCTCCTGTTATTGCTGAAGGTGCTATATCCAGCATAAAGTATGTGATGTCTAGTTCTATGGAAAGAGAATGCGTTATGTCCAATGTACAAGATCTTAAAAATATCCTGAAATATAATTGCATAAAATTTTTGCGTAATAATAGTCATATGATTATTTTACCTATAGGGGATCCTATAATTTGTAAAAGAATTCATTCTATACTTCTTAATAAATATAATATATATGTTCAATGTATCAATTATCCAACAGTTAAAAAGGGAGGAGAGTTGCTGCGTATTACTCCAGGACCAAAGCATACTGAAAAAATGATGAGGGATTTAGTAGAAGCTTTGAGAATGGCTTTTATGGAATCAGGTTTTTCTTCTTGTATATCTAGTAATGATAAATATTTTGTCTAG
- a CDS encoding redoxin domain-containing protein, with the protein MSRILKKIKNHKLKFFIAFSVVFIALFILFFPRYILSRHFLDRLNKISYQSYFNAEEIISFNQIADSDDGYVVHFFASWCNFCQDDHFLLLNYKDEIDIYGFALKENKKVLDHYLNTNGNPYKDILIDKNGDLIKNFLAVFFVPKTYVIGKDNKIVECYNGSIKEDSFRKNIQTIKES; encoded by the coding sequence TTGTCTAGAATCTTAAAAAAAATTAAAAATCATAAATTGAAATTTTTTATTGCATTTTCGGTGGTTTTTATTGCTTTATTTATCCTTTTTTTTCCTAGATATATTTTATCAAGGCACTTTTTAGATAGATTGAATAAAATCAGTTATCAATCTTATTTTAATGCAGAAGAAATAATATCTTTTAATCAGATTGCTGATTCTGATGATGGTTATGTTGTTCATTTCTTTGCTTCTTGGTGTAATTTTTGTCAAGATGATCATTTTTTACTTCTTAATTATAAAGATGAAATTGATATATATGGATTTGCTTTGAAAGAGAATAAAAAAGTGTTAGATCATTATTTAAATACCAATGGTAATCCTTATAAAGATATATTAATAGATAAAAATGGGGATCTGATAAAGAATTTTTTAGCTGTTTTTTTTGTACCTAAAACTTATGTTATTGGAAAAGATAATAAGATTGTAGAATGTTATAATGGTTCTATAAAAGAGGATAGTTTTAGAAAAAATATACAAACAATAAAAGAAAGCTGA
- a CDS encoding diguanylate cyclase, producing the protein MTAKILVVDDNLKNLKFLRSSLESKYYKVFVVDNGQEALSLCVKEEVDLILLDIMMPKIDGFEVCKILKSSYSTFHIPIMFVTALDSLEDRLYGLSIGADDFLVKPIRLTQLFRRISLTLKLKMAYDDIRASMNSTVFIEHFRDKILFSTFKSIYKAKILVIFSVYETSVILQKNIQNHYGEVILVHYKDDNLHKFFYQEDIDLIFINMSFDHQLFDLCANLRSNKTLRKIPILIQIDDSQLFFKFPKEILINDYITYPYIYREIIARFNIHIRLKKYNDMLKNNVNRSIQNNYIDTLTGSHNREYLNFFMNNKFIKNNNIKPGYTAFAAVDIDFFKNINDLYGHLIGDCVLKIVVARIKSVLRYYDIIARIGGEEFIIILNDLDTNDSRKNFQGYLQRFLKVISDKPIVIKDVSITVTVSIGAKLFSNDTINNIEDVLQAVDKLLYEAKSAGRNRFIV; encoded by the coding sequence TTGACTGCCAAGATATTAGTTGTTGATGATAATCTTAAAAATTTAAAATTTTTAAGATCTTCACTGGAAAGTAAATATTATAAAGTTTTTGTTGTAGATAACGGACAAGAAGCTTTAAGTTTATGTGTAAAAGAAGAAGTTGATCTTATATTACTTGATATTATGATGCCAAAAATTGATGGCTTTGAAGTATGTAAGATTTTAAAATCCAGTTATTCTACTTTTCATATCCCTATAATGTTTGTAACTGCTTTGGATAGTCTTGAAGATAGGTTGTATGGATTAAGTATAGGTGCTGATGATTTTTTGGTTAAACCGATAAGATTAACTCAATTATTCAGAAGAATATCTTTAACGTTAAAATTGAAAATGGCATATGATGATATTCGTGCTAGTATGAATAGCACAGTTTTTATCGAACATTTTCGTGATAAAATATTATTTTCTACTTTTAAAAGTATCTATAAAGCTAAAATATTGGTGATATTTTCAGTATATGAAACATCTGTTATTTTACAAAAAAATATACAAAATCATTATGGTGAAGTTATTCTAGTGCACTATAAAGATGATAATTTACATAAGTTTTTCTACCAAGAAGATATCGATCTGATTTTTATTAATATGAGCTTTGATCACCAATTATTTGATCTATGTGCTAATCTTAGATCAAATAAAACTCTTAGAAAAATTCCAATATTAATTCAAATTGATGATTCACAATTATTTTTTAAATTTCCGAAAGAAATATTGATTAACGATTATATAACTTATCCCTATATTTATAGGGAAATAATTGCTCGATTTAATATACATATCAGATTAAAAAAATATAACGATATGTTGAAAAATAATGTAAACAGAAGTATTCAAAATAATTATATTGATACTCTTACTGGTTCTCATAATAGAGAATACTTAAATTTTTTTATGAATAATAAATTTATAAAAAATAATAACATAAAACCCGGTTATACTGCTTTTGCAGCTGTTGATATAGATTTTTTTAAAAATATCAACGATTTATATGGGCATTTGATAGGGGATTGCGTTCTAAAAATAGTTGTAGCTAGAATAAAGTCTGTGCTACGGTACTATGATATAATTGCTCGTATAGGTGGTGAGGAATTTATTATCATTCTTAATGATTTAGATACGAATGATAGTAGAAAAAATTTTCAAGGTTATTTGCAACGCTTTTTGAAGGTAATTTCTGATAAACCTATAGTAATAAAAGATGTATCAATAACAGTTACAGTTAGTATTGGAGCAAAACTTTTTTCCAATGATACAATAAATAATATAGAAGATGTATTGCAAGCAGTAGATAAGTTGTTATATGAAGCAAAATCCGCAGGAAGAAATAGATTTATAGTGTAA